TGGAAACGCAATTATCCCGATTGTTCGGTATATATTACGCCCAAATATCAAGATGCTCTGGCCATTGCTGATGCGGGTGCCGATATAATTGCCTTAGATGCTACTCCCAGAAAGCGTCCTAATGATGAAAATTTAGCCACAATTATCGATCGTATTCATCGGGAAACTGGTAAATTAGTCATGGCAGATATAGACTCGATCGAAAGTGCTATTTATGCGGTGGCAGCCGGTGCTGATGTTGTCGGTACAACTCTTTACGGTTACACAGAAGCCACTAAACATCTGCATCCGCCGAGTTTTTCTTTCCTAGAAGAATTAGTTAATAAGTTATCAGTTCCTGTTATCTGTGAAGGAGGAATATCGACTCCAACAGAAGCCAAAAAAGCCCTAGAAGTTGGTGCATATTCGGTAGTTGTCGGCACGGCAATTACAGGTATTGATTTAAAAACTACCGCTTTTTTACAAGGAATGTTATCAAAGGATTAATGGGAGGGAAAAACCCCAAAAAGTTTAGCCGCACCACCCAAAATAGCGACAACCAAAGCGATTATTCAGTTATCAGTTATCAGTTATCAGTTATCAGATTTGAGTTTTAAGTGTGCAGTATGGATTAAGCGAGCAGTATTAAATGGCAGTTTTCTACTGTCTTTGCACCGATTACTGATCACTGATTACTGATTACTTTTAACTGGCTGTTAACTTAGTCATAACTTGGATAATATATAATCCCTATGTCAAGTTTATGTAATAAAATTTAACCTAATCAAGGTCTGAACACCAGTTTTGACTTTATTTCTGAAAATATGAGTATTTCTCGCCGTAATTTCCTCACCTTTTTAACTGCGACTGCCGGTGTCTCTTTTTTCAGTCTGCAAGAGAAAAAATATTCCTCTCTGATTAGCAGTCCTGCGATCGCTGCTAATAGTTTCGGCTTCAACTTTGCCCCAGTCAAACTGCCGATTCCCTTAAAAATTGACGGCATGAGCGATGAAAGCCAAAAAAATGCCTATCAAACCTATACAGTCCTAGATGATCTCGTTCTTCCTCAAGGATTCACATCTGATGTGCTGGCGCAGTGGGGGGATAAAGTGGGTGATTCCCGTTTCGGTTATAACAATGATTATCTATCTTTTATCGAAACCAGTCCGGGTCAAGGTTATCTAACCGTTAATTTTGAATATATCAGTGGTCGTACTTGGCTACAAACCTTTGAACAAGTGATTGGTAAAACCCTACCCGTCAAGGAAGTACGAGAAAAAACCAACGAAAAGGGTGAAATTGCCGCCTATCGTCTGCAAGATGCCAGCTTAAGGGCAAAAATCGAGGAAATCTCCCTAGAAGGCTTAATTGATCAGGGAATTGGCGTAATTTCCCTCGCTAAAGATCAAACGGGAAAATGGCAACGTACCTATAGTAACGCCGATCGCCGCATTACCGGTATTTCTGGACTAAAGGACGGTCATTACCTGAAAGCGACCGGTCCTGCTGTAGCAATTTTTACCAAAATTGATAAACTTGGCTACGATGACGGATTAGGGGCAAAAATTATCGGAACGTTTCAAAATTGCGCTGGGGGAACAACTCCTTGGGGAACCGTATTTAGTGCCGAGGAGAACTTTCAAGAACAAGTGACGGAGGTAGTGTTAAAAGATGGTTCCTCTTTGGATCCGGATACTACCCCCTTTATTCTCAATAGTGGGGAAGTGGATGGCCGGGGTAACGTCTTTGGGTTAGCGGGAAATAAATACGGTTGGATGGTGGAGGTGGATCCTGCCAATCCCGACGATTACGGCACAAAACACACTTGGTTAGGGCGTTTTCGCCATGAAGCGGTCGCTTTTCTCGCTCAAACGGGGCAACCCTTGGCGGTTTATTCAGGATGCGATCGCAGAGGCGGTCATATCTATAAATTCGTTTCCGAGGGCAAAATTAGCGATATTAAGCAGAAAAATAACTCAAAACTCCTAGAAAAAGGAATGCTCTACGGGGCGAAATTCAACCCCGATCAAACCGGTTATTGGATACCCTTAAATCCCGACACGGAGATCAATCCCGTCCTACCGAGTCAAATTGCCGCCAGTCGCGGGGATGGGGTGGTAGCTTTGCCGAATCCCGAAAGAACGGTCAATGAGACTAAATTACTGCTATTTAAGGACGATGAGGAGATTCTGGCCTACAAAGCTAAATATAAGACCCTCGCAGACCTGTATGAGGGTAATGGGACGGAAAAACAGGGAGCAATTCTCATCGATGCTCATTTTGCCGCTAACGCCGTTGGGGTCACTTGTACTGGTCGCCCGGAAGATACGGAAGTGGACGAGAATGGCACTTTATATATGACCTTTACCTCTGGTAGTCCCAGTCAAGCGGAGGGAGGAGCCGATAAGGAGATATTTAAAGGACCAAATGGCGAAATACCCTACGAATTTGGTTGGATTATCAGCTTAAGGGAAGATAATAATGATGCTGCTTCCCTAAGTTTTCGTTGGGATGTGGTCGCTTACGGAGGGGAACCGACAGAGAAAGGTGAGGGTTTTTCTAATCCCGATAACCTCGCGTTCGATAAACAGGGAAATCTCTGGATGGTTAGCGATATTTCTACGGGTGGGTTAAATCGAGAGATAAAAACTCGTTATCCCCAGGGTGTCCCGGTTAGTCAACGGGATTTATTGGGGATTTTTGGCAATAATAGCGCTTGGGTGTTTGCCAAGGGTCA
This Microcystis wesenbergii NRERC-220 DNA region includes the following protein-coding sequences:
- a CDS encoding N-acetylmannosamine-6-phosphate 2-epimerase; translation: MRIETLKSGLIVSCQAPVESSLHDPVIIAAMAHACVDRGACGVRIDSPAHLKATRQQLPDIPIIGLWKRNYPDCSVYITPKYQDALAIADAGADIIALDATPRKRPNDENLATIIDRIHRETGKLVMADIDSIESAIYAVAAGADVVGTTLYGYTEATKHLHPPSFSFLEELVNKLSVPVICEGGISTPTEAKKALEVGAYSVVVGTAITGIDLKTTAFLQGMLSKD
- a CDS encoding PhoX family protein, translated to MSISRRNFLTFLTATAGVSFFSLQEKKYSSLISSPAIAANSFGFNFAPVKLPIPLKIDGMSDESQKNAYQTYTVLDDLVLPQGFTSDVLAQWGDKVGDSRFGYNNDYLSFIETSPGQGYLTVNFEYISGRTWLQTFEQVIGKTLPVKEVREKTNEKGEIAAYRLQDASLRAKIEEISLEGLIDQGIGVISLAKDQTGKWQRTYSNADRRITGISGLKDGHYLKATGPAVAIFTKIDKLGYDDGLGAKIIGTFQNCAGGTTPWGTVFSAEENFQEQVTEVVLKDGSSLDPDTTPFILNSGEVDGRGNVFGLAGNKYGWMVEVDPANPDDYGTKHTWLGRFRHEAVAFLAQTGQPLAVYSGCDRRGGHIYKFVSEGKISDIKQKNNSKLLEKGMLYGAKFNPDQTGYWIPLNPDTEINPVLPSQIAASRGDGVVALPNPERTVNETKLLLFKDDEEILAYKAKYKTLADLYEGNGTEKQGAILIDAHFAANAVGVTCTGRPEDTEVDENGTLYMTFTSGSPSQAEGGADKEIFKGPNGEIPYEFGWIISLREDNNDAASLSFRWDVVAYGGEPTEKGEGFSNPDNLAFDKQGNLWMVSDISTGGLNREIKTRYPQGVPVSQRDLLGIFGNNSAWVFAKGQEHPYPFAIAPMDAELTGLYFTPDQETLFLAVQHPGEAGGIRRDFAFENRKFALKTTNGQEFEQIRQVPLGSNWPSGQVNQPPRPAVVAIRRIESK